In Anaerolineales bacterium, one DNA window encodes the following:
- a CDS encoding efflux RND transporter periplasmic adaptor subunit, translating into MNKIVWVFTILALGLSACSSSSTPTPIPTIMLDDISAGDAAPVPRGSVTASGVVVPAQEAHLAFIVGGNVKTVHVSVGDKVQAGTMLIELDNTLAQLDVEQARRVLRELTSPASVAAAERAVAAAQKDMEDAQNKVYALDYPRASKTKLDEVKSDLAVAKERLTLASDAYRQVANLPDGSSAKARALNALNAAEFQVRKLQAEYDWYTGKPTETDAAIVRANLDAARAMFEEAGWYLSALKGEPVPPEATGPQLTQLQQAKDNLKATQDRLDHTRLVAPFSGAIAAIHIRAGEFASPGQTIVVVMDTERFQVETTDLGERQIADVKNGDEAIIRIGALNQQFEGTVTSISPMANTLGGDVVYKVTIVFNENPEGVLSGMSVDVDILTR; encoded by the coding sequence ATGAATAAAATTGTCTGGGTTTTCACCATTCTGGCACTTGGACTGTCTGCTTGCAGTTCGTCCTCGACACCGACTCCCATCCCCACGATCATGCTGGATGATATCAGTGCGGGTGATGCAGCTCCCGTCCCCCGTGGAAGTGTCACTGCTTCCGGCGTGGTTGTGCCCGCCCAGGAGGCTCACCTGGCGTTTATCGTGGGCGGTAATGTAAAAACCGTACATGTATCTGTCGGTGACAAGGTTCAAGCTGGAACCATGTTGATCGAATTGGATAACACCCTCGCCCAATTGGACGTCGAGCAGGCGAGGCGTGTGCTGAGGGAATTGACCTCTCCGGCCTCCGTTGCCGCTGCGGAGCGGGCGGTTGCAGCCGCGCAGAAAGATATGGAGGATGCGCAGAACAAGGTCTATGCGCTGGACTATCCGCGCGCCTCGAAAACCAAACTTGACGAGGTCAAATCCGACCTTGCCGTGGCAAAAGAACGGCTGACGCTTGCCTCGGATGCGTATCGTCAGGTAGCCAACCTGCCTGACGGCAGCAGCGCAAAGGCCAGGGCGTTGAATGCCCTAAACGCTGCAGAATTTCAAGTGAGGAAATTGCAGGCTGAATATGACTGGTATACCGGAAAGCCGACGGAAACGGATGCCGCGATTGTGCGTGCCAACCTCGATGCCGCCCGAGCCATGTTTGAAGAGGCGGGTTGGTATCTCTCTGCATTAAAGGGAGAACCGGTGCCACCTGAGGCTACAGGCCCTCAACTAACGCAGCTGCAACAGGCAAAAGATAATCTCAAAGCCACGCAGGACAGGCTCGATCATACCCGTTTGGTGGCACCTTTCTCCGGTGCCATTGCTGCCATTCATATACGGGCTGGCGAGTTTGCCTCCCCCGGGCAGACGATAGTCGTTGTCATGGATACGGAGCGCTTCCAGGTCGAGACCACTGACCTTGGCGAGCGCCAGATCGCGGACGTGAAGAACGGAGATGAAGCCATTATCAGGATAGGTGCATTGAATCAGCAGTTTGAAGGCACAGTCACGAGCATCTCGCCCATGGCAAATACACTTGGCGGCGATGTCGTTTACAAGGTGACCATTGTCTTTAATGAAAACCCCGAAGGTGTGTTAAGCGGCATGAGTGTGGATGTGGATATACTAACCAGGTGA
- a CDS encoding ATP-grasp domain-containing protein, producing MYICVLTSLPDENDLPYDPSPYMNGYRWKQHMVQPTSVELQIKQLIEEGVDTFINLCDGTPDDALSGIALVNALEKYNAAFSGADSKFFDPTRDEMKNAARRVSVPTPNWIFVNRVEDVEKVARRLKFPMLVKPPHGYASVGIRRSSRVETLDQLREQLKFEIDEFGRALIEEFIEGREFTCLIAENPDNPKKPLTFTPVEFIFPDGESFKHYDMKWVEYEKMSVAVVNDPRVDKTLREQTMRVFKELGGNGYARCDYRMDADGVVHMLEINPNCGIFYPPHEPGSADFSLLNDPTTDHTRFMNLIIRNAQKRQTRIAAEKIIKRQRRKRMLEVEQMAYS from the coding sequence ATGTATATTTGCGTATTGACAAGTCTGCCGGATGAAAATGATTTGCCGTACGATCCATCGCCGTATATGAACGGGTACCGATGGAAGCAGCACATGGTTCAACCAACAAGCGTTGAACTGCAAATAAAACAACTCATCGAAGAGGGGGTCGATACATTCATCAATTTGTGCGACGGCACCCCCGATGACGCGCTTTCGGGCATTGCGCTCGTCAATGCGCTGGAAAAATACAATGCCGCCTTCTCGGGTGCGGATTCAAAATTCTTTGATCCCACCCGCGATGAAATGAAGAATGCCGCGCGCCGCGTATCCGTCCCCACACCGAACTGGATCTTTGTCAACCGCGTCGAGGATGTCGAGAAGGTTGCCAGGCGCTTGAAATTCCCCATGCTGGTCAAGCCGCCGCACGGCTATGCAAGTGTTGGCATCCGCCGCAGTTCGCGGGTTGAAACGCTGGATCAGTTGCGCGAACAGTTGAAATTTGAGATCGACGAGTTTGGTCGTGCGTTGATCGAAGAGTTCATCGAGGGACGCGAGTTCACCTGTCTCATCGCGGAGAATCCCGATAACCCCAAAAAACCGCTTACCTTCACTCCCGTTGAGTTCATTTTCCCTGACGGCGAATCCTTCAAGCATTATGATATGAAATGGGTCGAATACGAAAAGATGTCTGTGGCGGTGGTCAATGACCCGCGGGTTGACAAGACCCTGCGCGAACAAACCATGCGTGTCTTTAAGGAACTGGGCGGTAATGGGTATGCGCGCTGTGATTATCGCATGGACGCGGATGGGGTGGTCCACATGCTTGAGATCAACCCGAATTGCGGCATCTTCTATCCGCCGCATGAGCCTGGTTCCGCCGACTTTTCGCTTCTCAACGACCCGACGACGGACCATACCCGCTTCATGAATTTGATCATCCGCAATGCGCAAAAACGCCAGACGCGCATTGCCGCGGAGAAGATCATCAAACGCCAGCGCCGCAAACGCATGCTGGAAGTCGAACAGATGGCATATAGCTAA
- a CDS encoding galactokinase, whose translation MDIQILRRSFSAHFNAKPVFIARAPGRVNLIGEHTDYNDGFVLPMAIDRAVWLAFRPRRDKTVRLFSLDLQVESAFELDSLTKGKGWIEYAKGIAYELMKAGHELNGFEAVMTGNVPRGAGLSSSAAVELSIARAFAAVSDMEWDAVNMAKLAQKAENEWVGVHCGIMDQMASAACREGHALFLDCRSLEIQHAPLPARVSIIILDTSTRRGLVESAYNQRRSQCEEAARWFGVKALRDVSAGEFAEKTKRKGKLSEVVLKRARHIITENARVLEALDAMRDGNVKRLGALFNASHVSLRDDFEVTNDALNIMVECAQEQAGCYGARMTGAGFGGCAVALVEQENVREFETAVSGAYRQRSGLEAGAYVCKASDGAGLL comes from the coding sequence ATGGATATTCAAATCCTCCGTCGATCCTTCTCCGCCCATTTTAACGCCAAACCGGTTTTTATCGCACGCGCACCGGGACGGGTAAACCTGATCGGCGAACATACGGACTACAACGACGGCTTTGTCCTGCCAATGGCAATCGACCGAGCCGTCTGGCTCGCATTTCGGCCTCGAAGGGATAAGACCGTACGCCTCTTTTCCCTGGACCTTCAAGTTGAATCAGCCTTCGAGTTGGATTCCCTTACAAAGGGCAAGGGCTGGATCGAATACGCCAAAGGGATTGCATATGAACTCATGAAAGCCGGCCATGAATTAAACGGGTTTGAGGCCGTGATGACAGGCAACGTCCCTCGCGGCGCAGGGCTTTCCTCCTCGGCGGCAGTGGAACTGTCGATTGCCCGCGCGTTTGCGGCGGTCTCGGACATGGAGTGGGATGCCGTAAACATGGCGAAACTCGCGCAAAAAGCCGAGAACGAATGGGTCGGGGTCCATTGCGGGATCATGGATCAAATGGCAAGTGCGGCATGCAGGGAAGGGCATGCTTTATTCCTGGATTGCCGCTCGCTGGAAATCCAACATGCTCCCCTGCCAGCGCGGGTTTCCATCATCATACTTGACACCTCCACAAGACGGGGGTTGGTGGAGTCTGCCTACAACCAGAGACGCAGTCAATGCGAGGAAGCGGCACGCTGGTTTGGCGTAAAAGCCCTGCGCGATGTGAGTGCAGGCGAATTTGCAGAAAAAACGAAAAGGAAGGGGAAATTAAGCGAGGTTGTACTCAAGCGCGCCAGGCATATCATCACAGAAAATGCGCGGGTGCTCGAAGCCCTCGATGCAATGAGAGATGGAAATGTGAAACGCCTGGGGGCACTATTCAACGCCAGTCACGTCAGTCTGCGCGATGATTTCGAAGTCACCAATGATGCACTGAACATCATGGTTGAATGTGCACAGGAACAAGCCGGTTGTTACGGCGCACGCATGACAGGCGCAGGGTTCGGCGGCTGCGCAGTTGCATTGGTTGAACAGGAAAATGTTCGGGAGTTTGAAACCGCTGTTTCAGGGGCGTACAGGCAAAGGTCGGGGCTGGAAGCAGGTGCGTACGTATGCAAGGCAAGCGATGGAGCAGGCCTTCTTTAA
- a CDS encoding class I SAM-dependent methyltransferase encodes MSFLPFSLLESAHWTDYELLDSGDGLKLERFGKYIFVRPESQAIWKRALPASEWENAHAVFQPTGEESGGHWEFRKKVDEKWIMKYGDLTFWAMTTPGRHLGVFPEVASHWDFMADSIRRTDTRPNILNLFGYTGLASLAAAAAGAGVTHVDASKKSVSWARENQELCGLGDKPIRWIVEDAVKYVQREAKRGVKYDGIILDPPKFGRGPKGEVWEVYKSLPNLLETCRRCLSEHPLFVIVTIYAVRASAIHVAQALDEMMKKYRGDIDSGELVTRETSANRLLSQAVYARWSG; translated from the coding sequence ATGTCATTCCTCCCCTTTTCCCTGCTTGAATCCGCTCACTGGACAGATTATGAGTTGCTTGACTCAGGTGACGGCTTGAAACTCGAGCGTTTCGGAAAATATATCTTTGTGCGCCCCGAATCCCAGGCAATCTGGAAGCGCGCACTGCCGGCCTCGGAATGGGAGAATGCCCATGCCGTGTTTCAACCTACAGGCGAGGAAAGCGGCGGTCATTGGGAGTTCAGGAAGAAAGTCGATGAGAAATGGATAATGAAGTATGGGGACTTAACGTTCTGGGCAATGACGACGCCGGGCCGGCATCTCGGTGTTTTTCCCGAAGTCGCCTCGCATTGGGACTTTATGGCTGATTCCATCCGAAGGACAGATACACGCCCCAACATTCTCAACCTGTTTGGCTACACCGGCCTGGCCTCTCTCGCAGCGGCGGCGGCTGGCGCAGGCGTTACCCACGTGGACGCCTCAAAAAAATCGGTCAGCTGGGCGCGTGAGAATCAGGAACTCTGCGGCCTGGGCGATAAGCCCATCCGTTGGATCGTGGAGGACGCCGTGAAATACGTTCAGCGCGAAGCGAAGCGCGGCGTGAAGTACGACGGCATCATTCTCGATCCTCCCAAGTTCGGGCGCGGACCGAAAGGCGAAGTATGGGAAGTGTACAAGTCCCTGCCGAATTTACTGGAAACCTGCCGGCGGTGTTTGAGTGAGCATCCCCTCTTTGTGATCGTTACGATCTATGCGGTACGCGCCTCCGCCATTCATGTGGCGCAGGCGCTGGACGAAATGATGAAAAAATACAGGGGCGATATTGACAGCGGCGAGCTGGTGACGCGCGAAACAAGCGCAAACCGCCTGCTTTCACAGGCGGTCTATGCGAGGTGGTCGGGATAA
- the mraZ gene encoding division/cell wall cluster transcriptional repressor MraZ, whose product MFLGHFQHNLDDKGRLMIPARFRELLEGGAFITQGFDKCLMVMNEAYFKQVYERLESMNLADPTARLLRRLILSNAYPVEVDKVGRILMPQNLRAFLGVVNGTSGELIVAGQGGYFEVWTPAMWNEQTALLQDTEANNARFSTLDLSKHT is encoded by the coding sequence ATGTTCTTAGGTCACTTCCAACACAACCTCGATGACAAGGGCCGCCTGATGATCCCGGCGCGCTTCCGTGAGTTGTTGGAAGGCGGCGCCTTCATTACACAAGGCTTCGACAAATGCCTGATGGTAATGAACGAGGCCTATTTCAAACAGGTGTATGAGCGCCTCGAGTCCATGAACCTGGCCGATCCGACCGCCCGTCTCCTGCGCCGTTTGATCCTCTCGAATGCGTATCCGGTCGAGGTGGACAAGGTCGGGCGCATTCTCATGCCGCAAAACCTGCGCGCCTTCCTCGGAGTTGTGAACGGAACGAGCGGAGAACTGATCGTGGCAGGGCAGGGCGGGTACTTTGAAGTATGGACTCCTGCCATGTGGAACGAACAGACGGCTCTCTTGCAGGATACCGAAGCCAACAACGCCCGCTTCTCCACGTTGGATCTTTCGAAGCATACGTAA
- the rsmH gene encoding 16S rRNA (cytosine(1402)-N(4))-methyltransferase RsmH → MNMMQHKPVLYQEIIHALQPRRGGRYVDGTLGAGGHARGILEACTPDGHLLGLDVDPQALALARETLAPYEGRVRLVQASYMTLREQLAVANWDAVDGILLDLGASSMQFDNTERGFSFMQDGPLDMRFGPHAAMSAEEIVNTFDQQELADIIFRYGEDRDSRRIAKAIVMNRPLHTTRELVAVIEKASPRRGDRIHPATQTFQALRIAVNDELAAVEKTLPQAVAGLRSGGRCAVISFHSLEDRIVKEYFRAQGRDLINPPYERVYEEEHRAVLKLVNKRPIVPSDEEVKENPRARSAKLRVVEKL, encoded by the coding sequence ATGAACATGATGCAACACAAACCTGTACTTTACCAAGAGATTATACACGCTCTGCAACCCCGCAGGGGCGGGCGTTATGTGGATGGCACTTTGGGCGCGGGCGGTCACGCCCGCGGCATCCTGGAGGCTTGCACGCCGGACGGGCATCTGCTGGGTCTCGATGTGGACCCGCAGGCGCTGGCGCTTGCTCGTGAGACCTTGGCTCCTTATGAGGGGCGCGTTCGTCTCGTGCAAGCCTCCTACATGACGCTCAGGGAACAACTTGCCGTCGCAAACTGGGACGCGGTGGACGGGATCCTTCTCGACCTGGGCGCGTCATCCATGCAGTTCGATAATACCGAACGCGGCTTCTCCTTCATGCAGGACGGTCCGCTCGACATGCGCTTTGGCCCCCATGCGGCGATGAGCGCGGAGGAGATCGTCAACACCTTTGACCAGCAGGAACTGGCTGACATCATCTTCCGCTACGGCGAAGATAGAGACTCAAGGAGAATCGCAAAAGCGATCGTCATGAACCGGCCGCTTCACACGACCCGCGAGCTGGTCGCCGTCATCGAAAAAGCATCCCCCCGCAGAGGGGACCGCATCCACCCCGCCACGCAGACCTTTCAGGCCCTGCGCATCGCCGTCAATGACGAATTGGCTGCAGTGGAGAAAACACTTCCGCAGGCAGTGGCAGGGTTGCGGTCCGGGGGGCGATGCGCGGTGATCTCCTTCCATTCGCTGGAGGACCGCATCGTCAAGGAATATTTCCGGGCGCAGGGCAGGGATCTCATCAATCCGCCCTACGAGAGAGTTTATGAAGAGGAACACAGGGCAGTTTTGAAGCTGGTCAACAAAAGACCGATCGTACCCTCGGATGAGGAAGTAAAGGAAAACCCGAGGGCGCGCAGTGCAAAGTTAAGAGTCGTCGAGAAATTATGA